From Panthera uncia isolate 11264 chromosome E1, Puncia_PCG_1.0, whole genome shotgun sequence, one genomic window encodes:
- the MRPS23 gene encoding 28S ribosomal protein S23, mitochondrial isoform X1 — MAGSRLQTVGSVFSRTRDLLRAGVLKEKPLWFDIYNAFPPLREPVFRRPRLRYGKAKAAIQDILYPEDRIRAKFYSAYGSGQKAFDLFNPNFKSTCQQFVEKYIELQKLGETDEEKLFVETGKALLAEGVILRRVGEARTQKAGSHVSWESESSDVKSQTVLENNKPLPEALQGQHMEPSEEQSKGLSPP; from the exons ATGGCGGGGAGCCGGTTGCAGACGGTGGGGAGCGTTTTCTCGCG GACTCGGGACCTGCTTCGGGCTGGGGTGTTGAAGGAGAAGCCCCTCTGGTTTGACATATATAACGCTTTTCCTCCACTGAGAGAGCCGGTCTTCCGAAGGCCCCGCCTGAGATATGGCAAAGCCAAAGCTGCCATCCAGGACATCTTGTACCCCGAGGATCGGATTAGAGC GAAATTTTATTCGGCCTATGGATCTGGTCAGAAAGCTTTTGATCTGTTCAATCCAAACTTCAAGTCTACCTGTCAACA GTTTGTGGAGAAGTACATTGAGCTACAGAAGCTTGGAGAAACAGACGAAGAGAAATTGTTTGTGGAAACAGGAAAGGCTTTATTGGCAGAAGGTGTCATTTTAAGACGAGTAGGAGAAGCAAGGACT CAAAAGGCAGGTAGTCACGTTTCCTGGGAATCTGAATCTTCGGATGTGAAATCCCAAACAGTGTTGGAAAACAACAAGCCTCTGCCGGAAGCTCTACAGGGCCAGCATATGGAGCCGTCGGAGGAACAGTCGAAAGGTCTCTCACCTCCCTGA
- the MRPS23 gene encoding 28S ribosomal protein S23, mitochondrial isoform X2, with protein MAGSRLQTVGSVFSRTRDLLRAGVLKEKPLWFDIYNAFPPLREPVFRRPRLRYGKAKAAIQDILYPEDRIRAKFYSAYGSGQKAFDLFNPNFKSTCQQFVEKYIELQKLGETDEEKLFVETGKALLAEGVILRRVGEARTQKAGSHVSWESESSDVKSQTVLENNKPLPEALQGQHMEPSEEQSKALK; from the exons ATGGCGGGGAGCCGGTTGCAGACGGTGGGGAGCGTTTTCTCGCG GACTCGGGACCTGCTTCGGGCTGGGGTGTTGAAGGAGAAGCCCCTCTGGTTTGACATATATAACGCTTTTCCTCCACTGAGAGAGCCGGTCTTCCGAAGGCCCCGCCTGAGATATGGCAAAGCCAAAGCTGCCATCCAGGACATCTTGTACCCCGAGGATCGGATTAGAGC GAAATTTTATTCGGCCTATGGATCTGGTCAGAAAGCTTTTGATCTGTTCAATCCAAACTTCAAGTCTACCTGTCAACA GTTTGTGGAGAAGTACATTGAGCTACAGAAGCTTGGAGAAACAGACGAAGAGAAATTGTTTGTGGAAACAGGAAAGGCTTTATTGGCAGAAGGTGTCATTTTAAGACGAGTAGGAGAAGCAAGGACT CAAAAGGCAGGTAGTCACGTTTCCTGGGAATCTGAATCTTCGGATGTGAAATCCCAAACAGTGTTGGAAAACAACAAGCCTCTGCCGGAAGCTCTACAGGGCCAGCATATGGAGCCGTCGGAGGAACAGTCGAAAG CACTCAAATGA